From a region of the Panicum virgatum strain AP13 chromosome 2K, P.virgatum_v5, whole genome shotgun sequence genome:
- the LOC120661271 gene encoding L-type lectin-domain containing receptor kinase SIT2-like encodes MEHLPKSFLVPFFLLCLSLNLPSFCRVAGGNESFVFSGFAGAKNNLTLDGTAAVTGEGLLELTNNEPGVKGHAFYRIPLQFKDSPNGTARSFSLTFVFAILSASSDVSTDGMAFVIAAGKDFSNASPAQYLGLLNSHSTGGPANASGNHFLAVELDTIKNDEFQDIDDNHVGVDIDALSSVESISAAFHDDTDGTLKNLSLISTDGKVTQVWVDYDGEAKQINVTLAPMRVAKPSKPLLSNTTDLSAVITDHAYAGFSAATGPIKSRHCVLAWSFAMNGPAPPIDFNKMPRLPHSSGHKTGMTKVLEIALPAAALVIILAACIAVFVIVQRKMAYDELREDWEVEFGPHRFSYKELFDATKGFKSKHLLGAGGFGKVYKGVLPKSKSEVAVKRVSHDSSQGIKEFVSEVVSIGHLRHRNLVQLLGYCRRKGELLLVYDYMPNGSLDKYLYGEENKPLLEWAQRFQIIKDVASGLFYLHEKWEQVVIHRDIKASNVLLDGGMIAHLGDFGLARLYDHGTDLQTTHVVGTMGYIAPELSRTGKASPLTDVFAFGTFLLEVTCGRRPVSNSVQHGRAMLVDRVLEYWHRGALEETVDSRLQGNYNVDEARMVLTLGLMCSHPFPGERPTMRQVMQYLDGDAPLPELAPANMSLLSLMRNQLSFDQSVLQYPWSATSMGTMTPGISVGR; translated from the coding sequence ATGGAGCATCTTCCCAAGTCCTTCCTTgtacccttcttcctcctttgccTTAGCCTCAACCTTCCGAGCTTCTGTCGTGTCGCCGGCGGCAACGAGTCCTTTGTCTTCTCGGGCTTCGCCGGCGCCAAGAACAACCTCACCCTCGACGGCACGGCCGCGGTCACCGGGGAAGGGCTCCTTGAGCTTACCAACAACGAGCCTGGCGTCAAGGGCCACGCGTTCTACCGGATCCCTCTTCAGTTCAAGGACTCCCCCAACGGCACGGCGCGGTCCTTCTCCCTCACCTTCGTCTTCGCCATCCTCTCGGCATCCTCGGATGTGAGCACGGATGGCATGGCCTTCGTCATCGCCGCCGGGAAGGATTTCTCCAACGCGTCGCCGGCCCAGTACCTGGGCTTGCTCAACAGCCACAGCACCGGCGGCCCCGCAAACGCGAGCGGGAACCACTTCCTCGCCGTGGAGCTCGACACCATCAAGAACGACGAGTTCCAGGACATCGACGACAACCACGTCGGCGTCGACATCGACGCGCTCTCCTCCGTGGAATCCATCTCTGCCGCCTTCCACGACGACACGGACGGTACGCTCAAGAACCTGAGTCTCATCAGCACTGACGGCAAGGTCACGCAAGTGTGGGTAGACTACGATGGGGAGGCCAAGCAGATCAATGTCACCCTGGCTCCCATGAGAGTGGCCAAACCATCCAAGCCCCTGCTCTCGAACACCACCGACCTCTCAGCTGTGATCACCGATCATGCCTACGCCGGCttctccgccgccaccgggcCGATCAAGTCGCGGCACTGCGTGCTTGCCTGGAGCTTCGCCATGAACGGACCTGCCCCACCCATTGATTTCAACAAGATGCCAAGGCTGCCACACTCCTCTGGCCACAAGACTGGGATGACGAAGGTCTTGGAGATTGCACTGCCTGCAGCAGCTTTGGTAATAATCTTGGCGGCATGCATTGCAGTCTTTGTGATCGTGCAGAGGAAGATGGCGTACGATGAGCTGAGAGAAGATTGGGAGGTCGAGTTTGGGCCGCACCGGTTCTCGTACAAGGAACTGTTCGACGCGACCAAAGGGTTCAAGAGCAAGCACCTGCTCGGCGCAGGCGGGTTCGGCAAGGTGTACAAGGGAGTTCTTCCAAAGTCCAAATCGGAGGTCGCCGTGAAGAGGGTGTCTCATGACTCGAGCCAGGGGATAAAGGAGTTCGTCTCTGAAGTTGTCAGCATCGGCCACCTCCGGCATCGCAACCTCGTGCAGCTACTCGGCTACTGTCGAAGGAAGGGTGAGCTCCTTCTGGTCTATGATTACATGCCCAATGGTAGCCTTGACAAGTATCTCTACGGCGAGGAGAACAAGCCCCTACTGGAGTGGGCTCAGAGGTTTCAGATCATCAAAGATGTGGCTTCAGGGCTGTTCTACCTCCATGAGAAGTGGGAGCAGGTCGTCATTCACCGGGACATCAAGGCCAGCAATGTGCTCCTCGACGGCGGCATGATCGCACATCTCGGCGATTTCGGTCTTGCAAGGCTGTACGACCATGGCACCGACCTGCAAACCACACATGTGGTTGGCACCATGGGTTACATTGCCCCGGAGCTTTCGCGCACGGGCAAGGCGTCCCCTCTCACCGACGTCTTCGCCTTCGGCACTTTCCTCCTCGAGGTCACCTGCGGCCGCCGCCCGGTCAGCAACAGCGTCCAGCACGGCCGGGCGATGCTGGTCGACCGGGTGCTCGAGTACTGGCACAGAGGAGCTCTCGAGGAGACCGTGGATTCGAGGCTGCAGGGCAACTACAATGTCGACGAGGCACGGATGGTGCTGACGCTTGGGTTGATGTGTTCGCACCCGTTCCCGGGTGAGAGGCCTACCATGAGGCAGGTCATGCAGTACCtcgacggcgacgcgccgctGCCGGAGCTGGCGCCGGCGAACATGAGCTTGTTGAGCCTCATGCGCAACCAattgtccttcgaccagtccgTCCTGCAGTATCCGTGGTCCGCGACCAGCATGGGTACCATGACACCAGGCATCTCGGTTGGAAGATGA